In the Gossypium raimondii isolate GPD5lz chromosome 9, ASM2569854v1, whole genome shotgun sequence genome, one interval contains:
- the LOC105800089 gene encoding aluminum-activated malate transporter 9, producing the protein MAAKLGSFRHSLLEKKGRTKGYPVLGLYEEEEEEQGKICFSYRLVSDKVTGFSKKVQDVARKACQMGISDPRKIVFSAKVGLALMLISLLIFLKEPIKELSEHSVWAILTVVVVFEFSIGATLSKGFNRGLGTLSAGGLALGMAELSQLAGEWEEVVIVLSIFIIGFFSTYAKLYPAMKPYEYGFRVFTLTYCFITVSGYRTGEFVHTAVTRFLLIALGASVSLVVNIGIYPIWAGEDLHNSVAKNFMSVANSLEGCVKGYLNCVEYKRVPSKILTYQASDDPVYSGYRSAVESSSQEEALLGFAIWEPPHGPYRSLGYPWKNYVKVSGALRHCAFMVMALHGCILSEIQAPPERRQVFSQELQRVGTEGARVLRELGNKVKRMEKLGHTDILCEVSEAAEELQKKVDRKSYLLVNAESWEIGNRPQILLEPQDFLSSDGEEHKFLGYKSFSEAVLDLRSVSMPNNWDYLNTNGDINPIVSPGTPSEDLLKQQISWSACPTFNPDAKKLPEESKTYENASALSLATFTSLLIEFVVRLQNVVDAFEELSEKATFKEPDELPAAAAARESIGFWSKLFRSLKF; encoded by the exons ATGGCTGCCAAGTTGGGTTCGTTTAGGCACTCCCTGCTAGAGAAAAAGGGGAGAACAAAGGGGTACCCAGTGCTGGGACTGTacgaggaagaagaagaagagcaagGGAAAATATGCTTTTCTTACAGGTTGGTAAGCGACAAAGTGACTGGGTTCTCAAAAAAGGTTCAAGATGTTGCACGCAAGGCATGCCAAATGGGAATATCGGATCCCAGAAAGATTGTTTTCTCTGCCAAGGTGGGTCTTGCCTTGATGCTTATTTCTTTGCTTATCTTCTTGAAAGAACCCATCAAGGAGCTCAGTGAACACTCTGTTTGGGCTATTCTTACTGTTGTTGTCGTCTTTGAATTTAGTATAG GAGCAACTCTTAGCAAAGGATTTAACCGTGGGCTAGGGACATTATCAGCTGGAGGTCTTGCATTGGGTATGGCTGAATTGTCTCAATTGGCTGGAGAATGGGAAGAAGTTGTTATTGTTCTTAGCATCTTTATAATAG GATTCTTTTCAACTTATGCAAAACTGTACCCAGCAATGAAGCCTTACGAGTACGGTTTCCGCGTGTTCACGTTGACGTATTGTTTCATAACGGTATCCGGGTATAGGACAGGGGAATTTGTCCATACAGCAGTGACGCGATTTTTGCTAATAGCACTTGGTGCCAGTGTTAGTTTAGTTGTTAATATAGGCATTTACCCCATCTGGGCCGGTGAGGATCTGCACAACTCGGTGGCTAAAAATTTCATGAGTGTGGCGAATTCTTTAGAAG GATGTGTTAAAGGTTACCTTAACTGCGTTGAATATAAACGGGTCCCTTCGAAAATTCTAACTTATCAAGCTTCAGATGACCCGGTTTACAGTGGCTACAGATCAGCTGTGGAATCGTCGAGTCAGGAGGAAGCTCTG TTGGGCTTTGCCATCTGGGAACCACCGCATGGTCCATACAGGTCACTTGGTTACCCATGGAAGAATTATGTCAAAGTAAGTGGAGCATTGAGGCATTGTGCATTCATGGTCATGGCATTACATGGCTGTATACTTTCAGAAATACAG GCTCCACCGGAACGGAGACAAGTCTTCAGTCAAGAACTTCAGAGGGTAGGCACTGAAGGTGCTAGAGTGTTGCGTGAGCTAGGGAACAAAGTAAAAAGGATGGAGAAATTGGGTCATACTGACATTCTATGTGAAGTAAGTGAAGCTGCAGAAGAGTTGCAAAAGAAAGTTGATCGGAAATCATACCTCCTTGTCAATGCCGAAAGTTGGGAAATTGGGAACCGACCACAGATTCTATTAGAGCCCCAAGATTTTCTTAGCTCGGATGGTGAAGAACACAAATTCCTGGGTTATAAGTCCTTTAGTGAAGCAGTACTTGATCTCAGATCAGTTTCCATGCCAAATAATTGGGATTACCTCAATACCAATGGGGATATCAACCCCATTGTCTCTCCTGGCACACCCTCTGAAGATTTACTTAAGCAACAGATATCATGGTCAGCATGCCCTACGTTTAACCCCGATGCAAAGAAACTTCCAGAAGAGTCAAAAACATATGAGAATGCAAGTGCATTGTCATTGGCAACATTTACTTCACTTTTGATTGAATTCGTTGTAAGGTTGCAAAATGTTGTCGATGCATTCGAAGAGCTGAGTGAGAAAGCAACCTTTAAGGAACCTGATGAGCTaccagcagcagcagcagcaagaGAGTCCATTGGCTTTTGGTCCAAATTGTTTAGAAGCCTGAAGTTTTAG
- the LOC105800086 gene encoding uncharacterized protein LOC105800086 has protein sequence MENDDNRGDKKRAREEFENFESEANSVPFLKLSRVHSSEFTRVESDLDYVDVQLPETKHIQEDLLNFLDDSDPDIGPGLGIQGLDSVLKSFEEEIVVPTQATLPVTSLETGNSRPDLGFLLEASDDELGLPPSFSSVEQGVDIEGSVELGADGIEEMMGYEYPIPSYGSFDFGIGGDSDADNKNHSNSGDFVALGGLFEPIVEISELTS, from the coding sequence ATGGAAAATGACGATAACAGAGGCGACAAGAAGAGAGCCCGGGAAGAGTTTGAGAATTTTGAGTCAGAGGCTAACTCGGTTCCCTTTTTAAAACTCTCTCGAGTCCACTCGTCCGAGTTCACTCGTGTGGAATCCGACCTTGATTACGTGGACGTTCAGTTGCCAGAGACAAAGCATATCCAGGAGGATTTGCTGAACTTCCTGGACGATTCCGACCCGGACATTGGACCTGGGCTGGGGATTCAGGGACTTGACTCGGTTCTCAAAAGTTTCGAAGAAGAGATTGTAGTTCCGACTCAGGCGACGCTACCGGTAACATCGTTGGAAACCGGCAACTCGAGGCCGGATCTAGGGTTTCTTTTAGAGGCTTCGGATGATGAACTGGGTTTGCCACCGAGTTTTTCGTCTGTTGAGCAGGGCGTTGATATAGAGGGAAGTGTAGAGTTAGGAGCCGATGGAATAGAGGAAATGATGGGGTATGAGTACCCGATTCCGAGTTACGGATCGTTTGACTTCGGAATCGGCGGTGACTCAGATGCCGACAACAAAAATCATAGTAATAGTGGTGATTTTGTGGCGTTAGGAGGCTTGTTCGAACCCATCGTAGAAATTTCGGAGCTAACCTCGTGA
- the LOC105800088 gene encoding uncharacterized protein LOC105800088, with protein MQLFFLCNSNPSFFGILRELLLQSAGFMTERICCMVMRINIDCNGCYRKVRRALLDMKELETHLIEKKQCRVSVCGRFVPRDVAIKIRKKTNRRVEILEIQEFSINDEQTHEEKPLMITSNTWNLESNQTHIETCVACI; from the exons AtgcaacttttttttctttgtaattcaAACCCCTCATTCTTTGGAATCTTGAGAGAACTCCTGCTGCAGTCTGCAGGCTTCATGACAGAAAGG ATTTGTTGCATGGTGATGAGGATCAACATTGACTGCAATGGGTGTTACAGAAAAGTAAGAAGAGCCCTCCTTGATATGAAAG AGTTGGAAACGCATTTGATAGAGAAGAAGCAGTGCAGGGTAAGCGTCTGTGGGAGATTTGTCCCGCGGGATGTGGCCATCAAAATAAGGAAGAAGACGAATCGAAGAGTGGAGATATTGGAAATACAAGAATTTAGCATCAACGATGAACAAACTCACGAAGAGAAGCCGTTGATGATCACATCTAATACTTGGAACCTTGAATCCAACCAAACCCATATTGAAACCTGtgtagcatgtatatga
- the LOC105800087 gene encoding uncharacterized protein LOC105800087 has protein sequence MALSLTISNGISSSSNANGGPILPNNQLPFGLPHRRNVLFPISPRTFHLTSAAKKFSSRTGRFDSKNRRSNLTTKEQDEEQELKRTAEIEESNIAVGVGLEDVGGSSSEISADGKPFPDLPGLQPDLWEGPKWDVFGFLVQYLWAFGIVFALIACGIAVATYNEGATDFKETPAYKESIQSQELLEQPDASNSDVFESNPTEVAPSLE, from the exons ATGGCGCTATCCTTAACCATCAGCAATGGCATCAGTAGCAGTAGCAATGCAAATGGGGGCCCAATCCTTCCCAACAACCAGCTACCCTTCGGCCTCCCTCATCGCCGCAACGTCCTCTTCCCAATCTCCCCCAGAACCTTCCACTTGACCTCCGCTGCCAAAAAGTTCTCTTCCCGAACCGGACGCTTCGATAGCAAGAACCGGAGGAGCAATCTCACCACAAAAGAACAAGATGAGGAACAGGAGCTCAAACGGACGGCGGAGATTGAAGAATCGAACATTGCTGTTGGAGTTGGATTGGAGGACGTTGGTGGGAGTTCGTCTGAGATTTCGGCTGATGGTAAGCCGTTCCCCGATCTTCCGGGCCTTCAGCCGGATTTATGGGAAGGTCCCAAATGGGATGTTTTCGGTTTCCTTGTTCAGTATTTGTGGGCTTTTGGCATCGTTTTCGCG TTAATTGCATGCGGGATTGCTGTGGCGACTTATAACGAAGGGGCAACAGATTTTAAGGAGACTCCTGCATACAAAGAGTCGATCCAATCTCAAGAGCTATTAGAACAACCTGATGCCTCTAATTCAGACGTCTTTGAATCAAATCCTACTGAAGTTGCACCCAGTTTGGAATAG